Proteins encoded together in one Streptomyces sp. NA04227 window:
- a CDS encoding helix-turn-helix transcriptional regulator: MHHEPHPHGTDQLCPSGAELYSRALRAGRVPHEEAADVPCVVDATLLQPDVNDARWLLPTPPAVALPRLLRSIEERIARERGREARLIEAFAPLLELEAQQASPPQTSGLTVLEGPERINPALSSALNESTEEVLTVQPGPRSPGALADSRPREAELLSRGGRLRTLYQHTVRHDPKVLAHFADVEGDVQVRTLDEVTERLLVFDRTVAFIPASKDRTLALEVRNPALIDYFVTTFERLWRLATPMHPIAARLPTTEGITARQRAIAELLVEGETDARIAGRLGMNVRTCRTHIANLAATLGSQSRAQLGYLIGQSGILDREQ, translated from the coding sequence GTGCACCACGAGCCCCACCCCCACGGCACCGACCAACTGTGCCCCTCAGGCGCCGAGTTGTACTCCCGCGCCCTGCGAGCCGGACGGGTCCCGCACGAGGAAGCCGCGGACGTCCCCTGTGTCGTCGATGCCACGCTCCTGCAGCCCGACGTCAACGACGCGCGCTGGCTGCTGCCCACCCCGCCCGCCGTGGCACTGCCGCGTCTGCTGCGGTCCATCGAGGAACGCATCGCGCGGGAACGAGGGCGCGAGGCCCGGCTGATCGAGGCGTTCGCCCCGCTCCTGGAACTGGAGGCCCAACAGGCCTCGCCGCCGCAGACCTCCGGGCTGACGGTGCTCGAAGGTCCCGAGCGCATCAACCCGGCGCTGAGCAGCGCGCTGAACGAGAGCACCGAGGAGGTACTCACCGTCCAGCCCGGCCCCCGCTCCCCGGGCGCCCTCGCCGACTCCCGGCCCCGCGAGGCCGAACTCCTTTCCAGGGGCGGCCGGTTGCGCACCCTGTACCAGCACACGGTCCGGCACGACCCCAAAGTGCTCGCCCACTTCGCCGACGTCGAAGGGGACGTCCAGGTACGCACACTCGACGAAGTGACCGAACGGCTGCTGGTGTTCGACCGGACCGTGGCCTTCATCCCGGCCAGTAAGGACCGCACCCTCGCCCTCGAAGTACGCAACCCCGCACTCATCGACTACTTCGTCACCACCTTCGAACGGCTCTGGCGCCTGGCCACCCCCATGCACCCCATCGCCGCCCGCCTCCCCACCACCGAGGGCATCACGGCACGCCAACGCGCGATAGCCGAACTCCTCGTGGAGGGCGAGACGGACGCCCGTATCGCCGGGCGCCTGGGCATGAACGTCCGTACCTGTCGCACCCACATCGCCAACCTCGCCGCCACCCTCGGCAGCCAGAGCCGCGCCCAACTCGGCTACCTCATCGGACAGTCGGGGATCCTCGACCGCGAGCAGTGA
- a CDS encoding cytochrome P450, with amino-acid sequence MTDSLNAPAPDTWPGYDPSDPVFRADPYPTYRRLRAAGPLARGFLDSPAFVRFQDCERLLHDTRLGKDFAKSSLYEAVLAQTDGNPPPFLGFGIEGGSKPFMLVDPPEHTRLRGLVAGAFTESLTQRMPAAVQAAVDAQLDAVSAEFGAKFGTGTGAEFDAEFDGEFDGEFDAVRSIAEPLPVRIMADLLGIPEADRETFAALGAGISGVLELDVTLSEEAAEARRGAIRACMASFESLTAARRANPGEDLISALTLAGDGRDRLTDLEVATTSLLMMAAGLDTTATLIASCVWVLARHPEAYARLVADPSLAPSAVTEVLRFEPPAPEMGRIALEDFTYEGHEFKKGEALLLVLGSANRDERRFPDGDRFVIDRDDPGHLAFGSHIHRCLGAPLAELAAARVLQGLAARFETLTLAVDPPPIKEGFVLRGPSALPVTVTRGGRA; translated from the coding sequence GTGACAGACAGCCTGAACGCGCCCGCGCCGGACACCTGGCCCGGCTACGACCCGAGCGACCCGGTCTTCCGTGCGGATCCCTATCCGACCTACCGGCGGCTGCGCGCGGCGGGTCCACTCGCCCGCGGCTTCCTCGATTCGCCCGCGTTCGTCCGCTTCCAGGACTGCGAACGGCTGCTGCACGACACCCGCCTGGGCAAGGACTTCGCCAAGTCCTCCCTCTACGAAGCGGTGTTGGCGCAGACGGACGGCAACCCGCCGCCGTTCCTCGGCTTCGGCATCGAGGGCGGCAGCAAGCCCTTCATGCTGGTCGACCCGCCCGAGCACACCCGCCTGCGCGGCCTGGTCGCCGGAGCCTTCACCGAGTCCCTGACCCAGCGGATGCCCGCCGCGGTCCAGGCCGCCGTCGACGCCCAACTCGACGCTGTCAGTGCCGAGTTCGGCGCGAAGTTCGGTACGGGGACGGGCGCGGAGTTCGACGCGGAGTTCGACGGGGAGTTCGACGGGGAGTTCGATGCGGTACGCAGCATCGCCGAGCCCCTGCCCGTACGCATCATGGCGGACCTGCTCGGCATACCCGAGGCGGACCGGGAGACCTTCGCCGCACTCGGCGCGGGCATCTCCGGGGTCCTCGAACTCGACGTCACGCTGTCCGAGGAGGCCGCCGAGGCACGGCGCGGCGCGATCCGCGCGTGCATGGCCTCGTTCGAGTCCCTGACCGCGGCCCGCCGCGCGAACCCGGGCGAGGACCTGATCTCCGCGCTGACCCTCGCGGGCGACGGCCGGGACCGGCTCACCGACCTCGAAGTCGCCACCACCAGCCTGCTGATGATGGCCGCGGGCCTGGACACCACGGCCACCCTGATCGCCTCCTGCGTCTGGGTACTCGCCCGCCACCCCGAGGCGTACGCGCGCCTTGTCGCCGACCCCTCACTCGCCCCGAGCGCCGTCACCGAGGTCCTCCGCTTCGAGCCGCCCGCACCGGAGATGGGCCGTATCGCCCTGGAGGACTTCACCTACGAGGGCCACGAGTTCAAGAAGGGCGAGGCACTGCTGCTCGTCCTCGGCTCCGCCAACCGCGACGAGCGGCGCTTCCCCGACGGCGACCGCTTCGTGATCGACCGCGACGACCCCGGCCACCTCGCCTTCGGCTCCCACATCCACCGCTGCCTCGGCGCCCCCCTGGCCGAACTCGCCGCCGCCCGCGTCCTCCAGGGCCTCGCCGCCCGCTTCGAGACCCTGACGCTGGCCGTCGATCCCCCGCCCATAAAGGAGGGCTTCGTACTGCGCGGCCCGAGCGCGCTGCCGGTCACCGTGACGCGGGGAGGGCGCGCATGA
- a CDS encoding helix-turn-helix transcriptional regulator: MPISKPKRAHQHSATELCDEGAKLYAAALRAGHISRAEVESAPCLLEFALLHPDPDDLGAMRPVPPTAALAQRLHPLEREIADRRRLSADLTDMFEPFMSITAQSPAATHAITVLEGFGRINAALDVAIAESQHEVLTIQPGGGRSENVLREALERSKPLIERGIRVRTLYQHTVRHSQGTFAYVELMAGAKTEIRTLEELIDRLIICDRTVAFVPARDDRQVALELRHPGLVQYLIKVFDHLWDRGVPLQEEVPYEATPEGISGVQRSIATLLVEGHVDEAIARRLGMNVRTCRAHIAKLAAALGSGSRAQLGYLIAKSGILDQ, translated from the coding sequence TTGCCCATAAGTAAGCCCAAACGGGCACATCAACACTCGGCCACAGAGCTCTGCGACGAGGGGGCAAAGCTCTACGCAGCGGCGCTACGGGCCGGACACATATCCCGTGCCGAGGTCGAATCCGCTCCGTGCCTGCTGGAATTCGCCCTTCTGCACCCGGACCCGGACGACCTCGGCGCCATGCGCCCGGTTCCTCCAACGGCCGCGCTCGCGCAGCGATTGCACCCCCTCGAACGGGAAATCGCCGACCGCCGCCGACTCTCGGCGGACCTGACGGACATGTTCGAGCCGTTCATGTCCATCACGGCGCAGAGCCCCGCCGCCACACATGCCATCACCGTCCTGGAAGGGTTCGGCAGAATCAACGCGGCGCTCGATGTCGCGATCGCCGAAAGCCAGCACGAGGTCCTCACCATCCAGCCCGGCGGCGGGCGCAGCGAGAACGTACTGCGGGAAGCCCTGGAGCGCAGCAAGCCACTGATCGAACGAGGGATCCGGGTACGGACCCTGTACCAGCACACGGTCCGGCACAGCCAGGGTACGTTCGCATACGTCGAGCTCATGGCGGGCGCGAAGACCGAAATTCGCACCCTCGAAGAGCTCATCGACCGCCTGATCATCTGCGACCGCACCGTGGCCTTCGTCCCGGCCCGGGACGACCGCCAAGTCGCCCTGGAACTGCGCCACCCCGGGCTCGTCCAGTATTTGATCAAGGTGTTCGACCACCTGTGGGATCGCGGCGTACCGCTCCAGGAAGAAGTCCCCTACGAGGCCACGCCCGAAGGCATCAGTGGCGTCCAGCGCTCCATCGCCACCCTCCTCGTGGAGGGTCATGTGGACGAGGCGATCGCCCGACGGCTCGGGATGAACGTACGCACCTGCCGCGCCCACATCGCCAAACTCGCGGCCGCACTGGGCAGTGGCAGCCGCGCCCAACTCGGGTACCTCATCGCCAAGTCGGGCATTCTGGACCAATGA
- a CDS encoding MFS transporter — protein sequence MNQRQRWTLLAVSIAAFMLLLDLTIVTVALTDIQESLEASFDDLQWVVDAYALTLAAFLLTAGTLADRMGRRKVFLIGLIVFTLSSLGCGLAWSPEALLVFRGLQGVGGAVLLAAGPSLLAQEFALGAERNKAFAAFGGSAGLAIAAGPLVGGALTSIDWRWIFLINLPVGLLCLYVVLTKLRDERDAAAQPVDWIGAVLLCAGLFLVTYGLMRGEADGWTSGRILGCLLLSVAILGAFVLWQSRTTAPLMDLRLFANPSFSGLAVATLLAYAALFPALFFSTLFLQRVQSYSAFDTGVRMLPLTIAMFIASALAAPLAAKISPRLLMTVGLALTGGGLLLLTGLEADKSWTQLLAGFIVCGFGAGVFNVVRSEATVSLVPPSRSGEASGVGSTFQEVGVAFGIAVLGSLFHNQVVADAEATGVPEGAVQDAAMSINTFTDALDDVFLWGGIIALAAALLILVTFRHTPQPPASGTGSGAGSATGDKSDLPAAS from the coding sequence ATGAACCAACGCCAGCGCTGGACTCTGCTGGCCGTGTCCATCGCAGCGTTCATGCTGCTGCTGGACCTGACCATCGTCACCGTCGCGCTCACGGACATCCAGGAGTCGCTCGAGGCCTCCTTCGACGACCTCCAGTGGGTCGTCGACGCCTACGCGCTGACCCTCGCGGCCTTCCTGCTGACCGCGGGCACCCTCGCCGACCGGATGGGCCGCCGCAAGGTGTTCCTGATCGGCCTGATCGTGTTCACGCTCAGCTCGCTGGGCTGCGGCCTGGCCTGGTCGCCCGAAGCGCTGCTGGTCTTCCGCGGCCTCCAGGGCGTCGGCGGAGCGGTGCTGCTCGCGGCCGGACCGTCCCTGCTCGCCCAGGAGTTCGCGCTCGGCGCCGAGCGCAACAAGGCGTTCGCGGCCTTCGGTGGCTCGGCCGGTCTGGCCATCGCGGCGGGCCCGCTGGTCGGCGGCGCGCTCACCAGCATCGACTGGCGCTGGATCTTCCTGATCAACCTCCCCGTCGGCCTGCTGTGCCTGTACGTGGTGCTCACCAAGCTGCGGGACGAGCGCGACGCGGCGGCCCAGCCGGTGGACTGGATCGGCGCCGTACTGCTCTGCGCCGGACTGTTCCTGGTCACCTACGGGCTGATGCGCGGCGAGGCGGACGGCTGGACCTCCGGCCGTATCCTCGGCTGCCTGCTGCTCTCGGTCGCGATCCTCGGCGCCTTCGTCCTGTGGCAGAGCCGGACCACCGCCCCGCTGATGGACCTGCGGCTCTTCGCGAACCCCAGCTTCAGCGGCCTCGCGGTGGCCACCCTGCTCGCCTACGCCGCCCTCTTCCCGGCCCTGTTCTTCTCGACCCTGTTCCTCCAACGTGTCCAGAGCTACTCGGCGTTCGACACCGGCGTCCGGATGCTCCCGCTGACCATCGCGATGTTCATCGCCTCGGCGCTCGCGGCCCCGCTGGCCGCGAAGATCTCGCCCCGGCTGCTCATGACCGTCGGCCTCGCCCTGACCGGCGGCGGACTGCTGCTCCTTACCGGCCTGGAAGCCGACAAGTCCTGGACACAGCTCCTCGCGGGCTTCATCGTCTGCGGCTTCGGCGCCGGCGTCTTCAACGTGGTCCGCTCCGAGGCCACCGTCTCGCTCGTCCCGCCGTCCCGCTCCGGCGAGGCCTCGGGTGTCGGCAGCACCTTCCAGGAGGTCGGCGTCGCCTTCGGCATCGCCGTGCTCGGCTCCCTCTTCCACAACCAGGTGGTCGCCGACGCGGAGGCGACCGGCGTCCCCGAGGGCGCGGTACAGGACGCGGCGATGAGCATCAACACCTTCACCGACGCCCTGGACGACGTCTTCCTCTGGGGCGGCATCATCGCCCTCGCCGCCGCCCTGCTGATCCTCGTCACCTTCCGCCACACCCCGCAGCCCCCTGCTTCGGGCACGGGGTCCGGTGCCGGGTCCGCGACGGGCGACAAATCGGATCTGCCCGCGGCTTCCTGA
- the ispG gene encoding flavodoxin-dependent (E)-4-hydroxy-3-methylbut-2-enyl-diphosphate synthase, whose translation MSVPLGIPQLPAPVLAPRRRTRQLDVGGVGVGSESPVAVQSMTVTTTSDVNATLQEIAQLTAAGCDIVRVACPSQDDADALPQIARKAQIPVIADIHFQPRYVFAAIEAGCAAVRVNPGNIKKFDDQVKEISQAARETGTPIRIGVNAGSLDKRLLQKHGKATPEALVESALWEAGLFAEHDFHDIKISVKHNDPVVMVRAYELLAESCDYPLHLGVTEAGPAFQGTIKSAVAFGALLRQGIGDTIRVSLSAPPVEEVKVGLQILQSLNLRPRKLDIVSCPACGRAQVDVYKLADEVTAGLEGLEVPLRVAVMGCVVNGPGEAREADLGVASGNGKGQIFVKGEVIKTVPESKIVETLIEEALRIAEENGLEPGEPEVVPVSG comes from the coding sequence ATGTCGGTCCCGCTCGGGATACCCCAGCTGCCCGCGCCCGTACTCGCCCCGCGGCGCAGGACCCGCCAACTCGACGTCGGCGGCGTCGGCGTGGGCAGTGAGTCGCCGGTGGCCGTGCAGTCCATGACGGTCACCACCACCTCGGACGTCAACGCCACCTTGCAGGAGATCGCCCAGCTCACCGCCGCCGGTTGCGACATCGTCCGGGTGGCCTGCCCCTCCCAGGACGACGCGGACGCCCTGCCCCAGATCGCGCGCAAGGCCCAGATCCCCGTCATCGCCGACATCCACTTCCAGCCCCGCTACGTGTTCGCCGCCATCGAGGCGGGCTGCGCGGCCGTACGCGTCAACCCGGGCAACATCAAGAAGTTCGACGACCAGGTCAAGGAGATCTCGCAGGCGGCCCGGGAGACCGGCACCCCGATCCGGATCGGCGTCAACGCGGGCTCCCTCGACAAGCGGCTGCTCCAGAAGCACGGCAAGGCCACCCCGGAGGCCCTGGTCGAATCGGCGCTGTGGGAGGCGGGCCTGTTCGCCGAGCACGACTTCCACGACATCAAGATCTCGGTCAAGCACAACGACCCGGTGGTCATGGTCCGCGCCTACGAACTGCTCGCCGAGTCCTGCGACTACCCCCTGCACCTCGGCGTCACCGAGGCCGGTCCCGCCTTCCAGGGCACCATCAAGTCCGCCGTCGCCTTCGGCGCGCTGCTGCGCCAGGGCATCGGCGACACCATCCGCGTCTCGCTGTCCGCGCCGCCGGTCGAAGAGGTCAAGGTCGGCCTGCAGATCCTGCAGAGCCTCAACCTGCGCCCCCGCAAGCTGGACATCGTCTCCTGCCCCGCCTGCGGCCGCGCCCAGGTCGACGTCTACAAACTGGCCGACGAGGTCACCGCCGGACTCGAAGGCCTCGAAGTCCCGCTGCGCGTCGCGGTGATGGGCTGTGTGGTCAACGGTCCCGGCGAGGCCCGCGAGGCCGACCTCGGCGTCGCCTCCGGAAACGGCAAGGGCCAGATCTTCGTCAAGGGCGAGGTCATCAAGACCGTCCCCGAGTCGAAGATCGTGGAGACCCTGATCGAGGAGGCCCTGCGCATCGCGGAGGAGAACGGGCTGGAGCCGGGGGAGCCGGAGGTGGTGCCGGTTTCCGGCTGA
- a CDS encoding LuxR C-terminal-related transcriptional regulator — protein sequence MTAKEHRYPRGEPCQGALAAYGRALRTGYLPAAEAAFPPCLPESGLFEPDEAEAHGLLPVPPAVALPRLLRKFTEQALTQRRNADRLAETFLPLLALQSSREARRTVSAEDIKLLDGFPRINVAIEEACERASRELLTIQPGGGTRAPETLAQALVRDRALLARGARMRTLYQHTARHHLSVHAYYEELKGDAEVRTLDEVSERLVMFDREVAFVPANKDRTLALEVRHPILIDYFVTTFQRLWRLATPMHPIAAPLPTTEGITARQRAIAELLVEGETDTRIAQRLGMNVRTCRTHIANLATTLGSHSRAQLGYLIGRSGILDRDV from the coding sequence ATGACAGCGAAGGAGCACCGGTACCCCCGTGGTGAACCGTGCCAGGGCGCACTCGCCGCCTACGGCCGCGCCCTGCGCACGGGCTATCTGCCCGCGGCGGAAGCCGCGTTCCCGCCCTGCCTGCCGGAATCCGGACTGTTCGAGCCGGACGAGGCCGAGGCCCACGGGCTGCTGCCGGTGCCTCCGGCGGTCGCCCTGCCCCGCCTGCTTCGCAAGTTCACCGAACAGGCCCTGACACAGCGCAGGAACGCGGACCGTCTTGCCGAGACGTTCTTGCCGCTCCTGGCCCTCCAGTCCTCCCGCGAGGCACGGCGCACGGTGTCCGCCGAGGACATCAAGCTCCTCGACGGCTTCCCCCGTATCAACGTCGCCATCGAGGAGGCGTGCGAGCGCGCGTCGCGGGAACTGCTGACCATCCAGCCCGGCGGCGGCACGCGGGCCCCGGAGACCCTGGCCCAGGCACTCGTCCGTGACCGGGCCCTCCTGGCCCGCGGCGCCCGGATGCGCACCCTGTACCAGCACACGGCACGGCACCATCTCAGCGTGCACGCCTACTACGAGGAGCTGAAGGGTGACGCGGAGGTCAGAACGTTGGACGAAGTGAGCGAGCGGCTGGTCATGTTCGACCGCGAGGTGGCCTTCGTCCCCGCGAACAAGGACCGCACCCTCGCGCTCGAAGTACGGCACCCCATCCTCATCGACTACTTCGTCACCACCTTCCAACGCCTCTGGCGCCTAGCCACCCCCATGCACCCCATCGCCGCCCCCCTCCCCACCACCGAGGGCATCACCGCACGCCAACGCGCCATCGCCGAACTCCTCGTCGAAGGCGAGACCGACACCCGTATCGCCCAGCGCCTCGGCATGAACGTCCGCACCTGCCGCACCCACATCGCCAACCTCGCCACCACCCTCGGCAGCCACAGCCGCGCCCAACTCGGCTACCTCATCGGACGATCCGGAATCCTCGATCGAGACGTGTGA
- a CDS encoding pyridoxamine 5'-phosphate oxidase family protein, protein MSIDPRRPHASYLDFWRERHVCTLTTLRPDGTPHSVPVGVTYDPEAGLARVITGKSTSKARNVLAAGAEGGGARVSVCQYAPGGRWATLEGLATVVADPEAVADAERRYTERYGRTPRENPNRIVIEIRLTRAMGRA, encoded by the coding sequence ATGTCGATCGACCCTCGCCGCCCGCACGCCTCGTACCTCGACTTCTGGCGTGAACGACACGTGTGCACCCTGACCACCCTGCGCCCCGACGGCACACCCCACTCGGTGCCGGTGGGCGTGACGTACGACCCCGAGGCCGGTCTCGCCCGCGTGATCACCGGCAAGTCGACCAGCAAGGCCCGCAACGTACTCGCGGCGGGGGCGGAGGGCGGCGGCGCCCGGGTGTCCGTGTGCCAGTACGCGCCGGGCGGCCGCTGGGCGACGCTGGAGGGGCTCGCCACGGTGGTCGCGGACCCGGAGGCGGTGGCGGACGCCGAGCGCCGTTACACGGAGCGCTACGGCCGCACCCCGCGCGAGAACCCGAACCGGATCGTGATCGAGATCCGGCTGACCCGGGCGATGGGGCGGGCCTGA
- a CDS encoding helix-turn-helix transcriptional regulator, with protein sequence MHHRRHDSDELCEPGASLYAQTLRAGRVRHEQAAELPCLVDSGLLQPDVNDTDWLLPVSPAIALPRLLHAIEENVATHRRKESELAAVFGPLMDLDARRRAPAGESSGLVLKGVESITSAILGVAAESSEVFLIRRGKRFAEALDDGLRADLVVLGRGGRVRTLYQHTMRHSSVVASHFERYAPYDFEARSLDHLPDRLFLFDRKVAYVPVDDDPDSYLALELRHPTMVRYLVTMFQELWQLAVPLYPHTEPLPASDGITARQRAIAELLVEGETDARIAERLGMNVRTCRAHIAKLATTLGSENRAQLGYLIGKSGLLDREG encoded by the coding sequence ATGCACCACAGGCGGCACGACAGCGACGAGTTGTGCGAGCCCGGCGCCTCGCTCTACGCGCAGACCCTGCGCGCCGGACGCGTACGCCACGAGCAGGCAGCGGAGTTGCCCTGCCTGGTCGATTCCGGCCTCCTCCAGCCCGACGTCAACGACACCGACTGGCTCCTTCCCGTCTCCCCCGCGATAGCCCTGCCGCGACTGCTGCACGCCATCGAGGAGAACGTCGCCACGCACCGCCGCAAGGAGTCCGAACTGGCCGCCGTCTTCGGCCCGTTGATGGACCTGGACGCACGGCGCAGAGCCCCGGCCGGGGAGTCCTCCGGCCTCGTCCTCAAGGGCGTGGAGAGCATCACGAGCGCGATCCTGGGCGTTGCCGCCGAGTCGAGCGAGGTGTTCCTCATCCGGCGCGGCAAGCGCTTCGCGGAGGCCTTGGACGACGGCCTGCGCGCGGACCTGGTGGTACTCGGCCGCGGCGGCCGGGTGCGCACCCTCTACCAGCACACGATGCGCCACTCCTCCGTGGTCGCCTCGCACTTCGAGCGGTACGCCCCCTACGACTTCGAGGCGCGCAGCCTGGACCACCTGCCGGACCGGCTCTTCCTCTTCGACCGCAAGGTGGCCTACGTCCCCGTCGACGACGACCCGGACTCCTACCTGGCCCTTGAGCTGCGGCACCCGACGATGGTGCGGTATCTGGTCACGATGTTCCAGGAGTTGTGGCAACTGGCCGTGCCGCTGTACCCGCACACGGAGCCACTGCCCGCGAGCGACGGCATCACCGCGCGGCAGCGCGCGATTGCCGAACTCCTCGTGGAGGGCGAGACGGACGCCCGTATCGCCGAACGCCTGGGCATGAACGTCCGCACCTGCCGCGCCCACATCGCCAAGCTCGCCACCACCCTCGGCAGCGAGAACAGGGCTCAACTCGGGTATCTCATCGGGAAGTCGGGGCTGCTGGACCGGGAGGGTTAG
- a CDS encoding VOC family protein gives MHSGQTRVLDHLVYATPELAATVEEFAERTGVRPAPGGVHPGLGTRNHLVDLGEGRYLEIIGPDPEAPEPRRPRPFGIDELTGPRLVTWALCPVDLDATVGGARSAGYDPGPVVPMSRTTAEGATLNWRLAGLTGQEPPGLVPFLIDWGTSPHPTSAPGLPRLTLEGLQLHAMAPGLTLGRLSALGALTVPEESAAGATTGVAATGVATTGPVLVEVFAVAGEEGPRENRLECTLTTPRGILTFG, from the coding sequence GTGCACAGCGGGCAGACCCGCGTACTGGACCACCTCGTCTACGCGACGCCCGAACTCGCGGCCACTGTCGAGGAGTTCGCCGAGCGTACGGGGGTACGTCCCGCCCCCGGCGGCGTCCACCCGGGGCTCGGCACCCGTAACCACCTGGTCGACCTGGGCGAGGGCCGCTACCTGGAGATCATCGGCCCCGACCCCGAGGCCCCGGAGCCGCGACGCCCCCGCCCCTTCGGCATCGACGAGTTGACCGGGCCCCGCCTGGTGACCTGGGCACTGTGCCCCGTGGACCTGGACGCCACGGTCGGCGGGGCGCGGTCCGCCGGGTACGACCCGGGCCCCGTCGTCCCGATGTCGCGCACCACGGCCGAGGGCGCCACCCTGAACTGGCGGCTCGCCGGACTCACCGGCCAGGAGCCGCCCGGCCTTGTCCCGTTCCTCATCGACTGGGGGACCAGCCCTCATCCCACGTCGGCGCCCGGGCTGCCGCGCCTGACTCTTGAGGGGCTCCAACTTCACGCGATGGCACCGGGGTTGACGCTGGGGCGTCTCTCCGCGCTGGGCGCTCTGACGGTGCCTGAGGAGTCGGCCGCCGGGGCCACCACGGGGGTGGCTGCCACGGGGGTAGCCACCACGGGGCCGGTGCTGGTGGAGGTCTTCGCGGTGGCGGGGGAGGAGGGGCCCAGGGAGAACCGACTGGAGTGCACCCTCACCACACCCCGGGGAATACTCACCTTCGGCTGA
- a CDS encoding ABC transporter permease: MSSLALAVRDSSTMLRRNLLHARRYPSLTLNLLLTPVMMLLLFVYVFGDVMSAGIGGGGADRDEYIAYVVPGILLMTIGSTVVGTAVSVSNDMTEGIIARFRTMAIHRGSVLVGHVVGSLLQAIMSVVLVGAVAVAIGFRSTDASVLEWLAAFGLLVLFALALTWIAVGMGLISPNAEAASNNALPMILLPLLSSAFVPVDAMPGWFRPVAEYQPFTPAIETLRGLLLGSEIGNNAWLAVAWCLGLTVLGYFWSTSKFGQDPK; the protein is encoded by the coding sequence ATGAGTTCCCTCGCCCTCGCCGTGCGCGACTCGTCCACGATGCTGCGGCGCAACCTCCTGCACGCGCGGCGCTATCCGTCCCTGACCCTGAACCTGCTGCTCACGCCGGTCATGATGCTGCTGCTCTTCGTCTACGTCTTCGGCGACGTGATGAGCGCGGGCATCGGTGGCGGCGGTGCGGACCGCGACGAGTACATCGCGTATGTCGTCCCGGGCATCCTGCTCATGACCATCGGCAGCACCGTGGTCGGGACGGCGGTGTCCGTCTCCAACGACATGACCGAGGGCATCATCGCCCGCTTCCGCACGATGGCGATCCACCGCGGTTCGGTGCTCGTCGGGCACGTCGTCGGCAGTCTGCTGCAGGCGATCATGAGTGTGGTGCTCGTCGGCGCCGTCGCCGTGGCCATCGGCTTCCGCTCCACCGATGCCAGTGTCCTGGAATGGCTGGCGGCGTTCGGGCTGCTGGTGCTCTTCGCCCTCGCGCTCACCTGGATCGCCGTCGGCATGGGCCTGATCAGCCCGAACGCCGAGGCCGCCAGCAACAACGCACTGCCGATGATCCTGCTGCCGCTGCTGTCCAGCGCCTTCGTCCCGGTCGACGCGATGCCGGGCTGGTTCCGGCCGGTCGCCGAGTACCAGCCGTTCACGCCCGCCATCGAGACCCTGCGCGGACTGCTGCTCGGCAGCGAGATCGGCAACAACGCGTGGCTCGCGGTCGCCTGGTGCCTGGGTCTGACCGTGCTCGGCTACTTCTGGTCGACGTCGAAGTTCGGCCAAGACCCGAAGTGA